One segment of Babesia bigemina genome assembly Bbig001, chromosome : II DNA contains the following:
- a CDS encoding GCC2 and GCC3 domain containing protein, putative has product MLACKLIIFALFGRFAVAEYSTSWLAALGFLPGREVTLAPQRNADPYTDDKVSWCVMGMSCSLKEDVDKSYSKMSLIVSRSVAHPTNHPYYTAYIVKGKDPNAARSRVIALYNGPETTVSTDRDRTIKQNQISLRYTSQAYNGSHPLSGLANYGNEMLHIVFTRYTYSSKNYEQLAKFYLMKAPSDVSYQVDINGEVRVVMKDFAPGPLIFLGCNLSRVRFPQRFLLIMPTVSCGADRVAVGQIGPVYEMLPRADIFYLYMFIIPQRSEDMGGEIGRISLCNPHKVKRIEVEVEKESLTVSVYGINIEDYRATFAILSVTNIYGTQTACGATDAEWYHLDLKVTYRGIKKADYFFEFDVPLQYAGERVLLCGTLGRNTSNIATYTMPVRHLTLTKEPFIGSFSLINVDALGRASIASRRRMHPMSEMRLSKADDSVLARGISYEYDKLAELVLPFERTLAYDLGVMDKLGDTALSPSAILRRVQSYSSLPSNSARYLAFPPAISHRVGNKSYWSTKVHFFPKLLLSVDTVYKITACDRWRHPFCLSESDFDTDVGYLLPNPFVHSRFKAKWEDGTIVLFLSTSAYYPVVPHIILVKMNVGSIIDYDMLCNRSPSIPVQCIISGRMRDNKGGKQAPKNAVEMLFTHRYEVVGLEAGYNYALCYSFEGRRHMSHGDPTSAKILSNSRPPVHAQFTFLTTLNPYEIERNQRTTYRSKGDKDGPVFSTRGLLESIKVRAVYMSEDLKYDCSNIYSHLSKAPSQKRVHVELKPKTTESLFWLRTQKEAVAPKTVVPLPLGFWLKMDNKFWKYKSSRLNYNDVIEGTKSLYKVCVCYEDHCTSVGNMAYSQDRIFDITSISQASMLSRIVVGKKVCVYGGRDLRCYDNTGSLKSMLTTPIKFKSLKGVISCVLFRHSDNAMLVVKDYELLIYDADFKTRSVVSIPTGIDKIFSFPKITFVALVDGFVYFIKSDQALDIKTTAKELTEDAEEGITLAEMDHTAIPQDISPDGLSDDSVSLRPAFLSEGTLLDDTNGETPEQTESATFLKVSESTMVKLLGASGRILRLEIIPSEDEGSYRLFYIDESLMLHYSIGTLAEDAGVVRMDTKILYSVSITAFLDIPQDRYLTLKAFPARSAEVAATSVLVHSYGYPKVATFLVTGNKLEFYGHMSTTSKLVDFAVNKDRLVGLTLEISPKGEISQSLVEVKFSSIMKTTLNYTNIPPTLRLGVEYSFEPTTLPYRLLHYSTQHVDIFKQLGLNLDARTGRIYGTPQTYGNFTVKVKGEGLFSSTFVEQYLVVACSVGHMYDSSTKQCKPCDVGTYWEDDASHGSCKPCNEFMKNSSTKEAGSISTASCICKPGWFLKDRECHACPQGSTSAVYGSLTCPIVGYIGEDGRVISGAESLVVTCERGEYLKGDKCLPCEVGSYCHGGNAQPIRCSAGMTTEKPGAGAYTDCMCNAGYEWVGGRCIACSRTSYKEEIGNTRCTRCRTAASASGVLYTPHVGATSRRQCEYCNEGFYHDVNKVSCVPCPVDSYCAGSGTIPVFCPSNTVTNGTNASSRNDCLCAKGYGYGTATRFIMSYDNACTSCPINTFQHINGAGTQCLPCPRNTYTASIGAASLGECLPEPGYYSPYGRSVKGVISQLESIDFKTLGSSSFVKCSADVRFDAPFSITVMTRSLLSCVDLCRNNVYCRYVHYGERLGGMQHTEPQLVAYSSKVYHPCKLIMSYERFHVPDLSAHSFKVMDRKTHRYNVLCEIERPKLASIPNVFSVLKCPMNYYCPGGEKFSSFRCPENSMTLTTGAYHSGHCLCMPGFELSNSASISSCVPCKEGFYKESMSNAPCTACPAKMTTFGKGAVSATQCVCSVGFFAYPSSEKPQATLPALVPTSGLPMVRNASVLTDFVIATFNYFGSTNSTDALKNFECNACPEGYVCPGKWLPHMAFTIHHPPISCPYGSSVPYVSHNVNSVGKCMCKPGYGSGNAFGDGIVLSCRKCARGTFSETFNTSTCAGRCNDYATTFPGAKSAKDCFCLPGRFMTLQMIDGENKFVCKKCSEGIICPGGFRHRDASVQISDDPNTAIFSHSPQYPRMGYMAIYKQHGTQSADEVKWMPHKHETYILNPPTPSQLGLYEHVPDIHPCIYPNRCNGSGGNLCVDGTHGYLCGKCKPGYDTRYFQSRCFKCLNVFIESFRLILPRVILPLIVFLICQVNNGILFSGNFSLIVLFKIWYMFTFSLVPLGMMQLTTSSSLGRFYNLYHNYFYKMIGLFMTIERVGCWEPWIRRILVVLNRWGFGLIKVNPDQEMEYIHLWYIQRAVVIAKPLVDLLVLCMLYYPCRSIRKFVVFKLFGESQTNAMDSRIDSLLKMAESGDSVVEGGAEEGIVSLESLEKPSDKDSTRDVYVKSRKAENVFLLQQMLFLLVLHMPGSVINSLSMLWCTPVRYKEGDMVYILMHLPEQVCDPNDRLFRYGWLVGAVNILLWFTMLVALFFMLSRSHYTPRSWNTLFMAGCDVNCRWWDVVQLSRQALLCCLIVCHYSIDPKGDTEYMRVTCYLILHFIYLTLHLCFSPYDYRNNGSFNHLETTVLLGNLCMCIFIQGSFMYDFSDLAGFPIVVSLLVHIKIMWAIAVEYGNIKFANIKRNGKKEFTNMVLDFLPSVFEHRNANVYYDYKNDNIVLEAAETRIKNRGFYNRLIKRPLLKFANFVGLTSKRPEESASCCYSLKNRDFLIMCIHATIQKCNMDRGTIALPNAWFYFVTSYVFWYCHCLHSDLHDSNLSNNAYFHKLVFCHFFPQDNMSDESLANFLVKFPIRRLSSHRSVHHNGKACDGKCEIMSGDKKKWRKVEEVAESLLVECLFDTLYDLGPVTLIEFYYGLLSLNQLRNSVVFRLFEGFRIHALFLKDEKEFQLCREADDLNETISNLKYGISQKGEMGVMALQRYELSLQLDDIDLSISELEANIDRQRNVIMAGRAAAAVALNLHLGVDNIVSNDLNHDDILAAISSTPHGSAHANNMQRRKGILAPTYKLRH; this is encoded by the coding sequence ATGTTAGCGTGCAAGCTGATCATTTTCGCCCTGTTTGGGCGGTTTGCGGTGGCGGAGTACTCTACAAGTTGGCTAGCTGCATTGGGATTTTTGCCTGGAAGGGAAGTCACCTTGGCCCCTCAGCGTAATGCTGATCCCTACACTGACGACAAGGTATCTTGGTGTGTCATGGGAATGAGCTGTTCTTTGAAGGAGGATGTAGACAAGTCCTATAGTAAGATGTCCCTCATTGTATCGAGGAGTGTGGCGCATCCTACTAATCACCCGTATTATACGGCGTATATCGTAAAGGGCAAAGATCCCAACGCGGCTAGGAGCCGTGTTATCGCGTTGTACAATGGTCCGGAAACAACGGTGAGCACCGACCGTGACAGAACGATTAAACAGAACCAAATCAGTCTACGTTACACTTCACAGGCTTACAATGGGTCTCACCCTTTGTCAGGCCTTGCGAACTACGGCAATGAAATGCTTCACATCGTATTTACACGATATACGTATAGTTCTAAAAACTATGAACAGTTGGCAAAGTTTTACTTGATGAAGGCGCCTTCTGATGTATCTTATCAAGTCGACATAAATGGTGAGGTGCGTGTGGTGATGAAGGATTTCGCTCCTGGGCCACTAATTTTTCTTGGGTGCAATCTTTCCCGTGTCAGATTCCCACAACGGTTTCTGTTAATCATGCCAACAGTGAGTTGCGGTGCCGACAGAGTTGCCGTTGGTCAGATCGGCCCGGTGTACGAAATGCTTCCTAGAGCGGACATCTTCTATCTCTACATGTTCATCATACCGCAGCGTTCGGAAGATATGGGTGGTGAAATAGGCAGAATTAGTCTGTGCAACCCACATAAAGTCAAAAGGATTGAAGTGGAAGTTGAAAAGGAGTCACTCACTGTTTCAGTTTACGGCATTAACATCGAGGATTACAGGGCAACCTTTGCTATTTTATCCGTCACCAATATTTATGGCACTCAGACCGCATGTGGTGCTACCGATGCCGAATGGTACCATCTGGATTTAAAGGTAACCTATCGCGGTATCAAAAAGGCTGATTATTTCTTCGAATTCGATGTACCTTTGCAGTATGCAGGGGAGCGGGTCTTGCTTTGCGGTACGCTGGGCCGTAATACGTCAAATATAGCAACGTATACTATGCCTGTCAGGCACCTCACCCTTACTAAAGAACCTTTCATTGGTTCTTTCAGTTTGATAAACGTTGATGCGCTGGGCCGTGCTAGCATTGCTTCAAGGCGCCGCATGCACCCAATGAGTGAGATGCGTCTGTCCAAAGCAGATGATTCTGTGTTGGCCCGGGGTATCTCGTATGAATACGATAAACTTGCGGAACTTGTACTCCCGTTTGAGCGGACTCTGGCATATGATTTGGGTGTAATGGATAAATTGGGTGACACTGCATTGAGCCCATCGGCAATTCTTCGTCGGGTTCAAAGTTACTCCTCCTTGCCGTCAAATTCAGCGCGATATTTGGCATTTCCGCCTGCCATATCTCATAGGGTTGGTAATAAGTCATACTGGTCAACAAAGGTGCATTTTTTCCCCAAGTTGTTGTTATCCGTGGACACTGTATACAAAATCACTGCTTGCGATCGTTGGCGCCATCCGTTTTGTTTATCAGAATCTGATTTCGACACTGATGTTGGATATTTACTGCCTAATCCTTTTGTACACTCGAGGTTCAAAGCGAAGTGGGAGGATGGCACCATAGTATTATTTTTAAGCACCAGTGCTTACTACCCGGTCGTACCGCATATCATAttggtgaagatgaacgTGGGAAGCATCATTGACTATGACATGTTGTGTAACAGGTCCCCTTCCATTCCAGTGCAGTGTATTATAAGCGGGCGCATGCGTGATAACAAGGGTGGAAAACAGGCCCCTAAAAATGCAGTCGAAATGCTTTTCACTCATAGGTATGAAGTAGTTGGGCTGGAAGCAGGTTACAATTACGCTTTATGCTATAGTTTTGAAGGTCGCCGTCATATGTCACACGGCGACCCCACCTCTGCAAAGATACTGTCGAACTCAAGGCCTCCCGTGCATGCACAGTTTACGTTCTTGACGACGCTGAATCCCTACGAAATCGAGCGCAATCAGCGTACAACGTATCGCTCTAAAGGTGATAAGGATGGTCCAGTTTTTTCTACAAGGGGCCTCCTTGAGTCCATCAAGGTTAGAGCGGTGTACATGTCGGAAGATCTGAAGTATGATTGCTCTAACATCTACAGCCACCTTTCTAAAGCGCCGTCCCAGAAGAGAGTGCACGTTGAATTAAAGCCCAAGACGACCGAATCGTTGTTCTGGTTACGCACGCAGAAGGAAGCTGTGGCCCCAAAGACAGTTGTACCTTTGCCTTTGGGATTTTGGCTGAAGATGGATAACAAGTTCTGGAAGTACAAAAGCTCTCGTCTCAATTACAACGACGTTATAGAAGGGACGAAGAGCTTATACAAGGTTTGCGTATGTTACGAGGATCATTGTACCAGTGTTGGTAACATGGCGTACTCTCAGGATCGGATTTTTGACATTACATCTATAAGCCAAGCGTCTATGCTTTCGCGTATAGTAGTAGGCAAGAAGGTGTGCGTGTATGGCGGTCGTGATTTGCGATGCTATGATAATACAGGTAGCTTAAAATCGATGTTAACAACGCCGATCAAATTCAAGTCATTGAAAGGTGTGATATCGTGTGTTCTTTTCCGGCATTCCGACAATGCTATGCTGGTGGTGAAGGATTACGAGCTGTTGATTTATGACGCGGACTTCAAAACTCGCAGCGTGGTGAGTATTCCGACCGGCATAGACAAGATCTTCTCCTTTCCAAAAATTACATTCGTTGCACTGGTGGATGGTTTCGTCTACTTCATCAAAAGCGATCAAGCTCTGGATATCAAAACAACGGCCAAAGAACTAACGGAAGATGCTGAGGAGGGTATCACTTTGGCAGAGATGGACCACACTGCGATACCGCAAGATATTTCGCCTGATGGATTATCGGATGATTCCGTATCTCTCCGGCCTGCATTCTTATCAGAGGGCACGCTTCTGGATGACACAAATGGCGAAACCCCAGAACAAACTGAGAGTGCAACGTTCTTGAAGGTTTCGGAATCAACCATGGTGAAATTGTTAGGTGCCAGTGGCCGTATTCTGAGGCTGGAAATTATCCCTTCGGAGGATGAGGGATCCTACAGGCTGTTCTACATCGACGAGTCTCTCATGTTGCATTACAGCATCGGGACGCTAGCAGAAGACGCGGGCGTCGTTCGCATGGACACAAAAATCCTATACAGCGTCTCCATTACTGCTTTTTTGGACATCCCACAAGATCGCTATTTGACATTAAAGGCATTTCCGGCACGTAGCGCTGAAGTCGCTGCTACCTCGGTGTTGGTTCACAGTTATGGTTACCCCAAAGTGGCGACATTCCTGGTGACGGGGAATAAATTGGAATTTTATGGCCACATGTCCACAACGTCGAAGCTCGTTGATTTCGCCGTTAACAAGGATCGTTTGGTTGGGTTAACCCTTGAGATTTCACCTAAAGGTGAGATATCCCAATCGCTCGTGGAGGTGAAGTTCAGTAGCATCATGAAAACCACGCTCAACTACACCAATATTCCACCGACTTTGCGTCTGGGTGTGGAATATTCTTTCGAACCCACGACTCTTCCGTATCGTCTTTTGCATTACTCCACGCAGCACGTGGATATTTTCAAGCAGCTTGGGCTGAATCTGGATGCGCGAACAGGACGTATATACGGTACCCCACAAACGTATGGTAACTTCACTGTGAAAGTGAAAGGTGAAGGCCTGTTTTCCTCCACCTTTGTGGAACAATATTTGGTTGTTGCGTGTAGCGTAGGCCATATGTATGATAGCTCGACAAAGCAATGCAAGCCGTGTGACGTAGGAACGTATTGGGAAGACGATGCGTCCCATGGTTCGTGCAAGCCGTGCAACGAGTTTATGAAAAACAGCTCCACGAAAGAAGCTGGATCGATATCCACTGCGAGCTGCATTTGTAAGCCAGGATGGTTCCTAAAAGACCGGGAGTGCCATGCGTGTCCGCAGGGATCTACATCGGCTGTGTACGGTTCGCTAACGTGCCCAATAGTCGGGTACATAGGGGAGGACGGTCGTGTGATCAGTGGAGCCGAATCCTTGGTTGTAACTTGCGAAAGAGGTGAGTATCTGAAAGGTGATAAGTGCCTGCCTTGTGAGGTTGGCTCATATTGCCACGGTGGCAATGCGCAGCCGATTCGCTGCAGCGCCGGAATGACAACGGAGAAGCCTGGTGCAGGTGCGTATACGGATTGCATGTGCAACGCGGGGTACGAATGGGTTGGAGGCCGTTGCATTGCGTGCAGCCGGACCTCTTACAAGGAGGAGATAGGTAATACCCGTTGCACGCGGTGCAGGACGGCTGCCAGCGCGAGCGGCGTGCTTTACACCCCGCACGTCGGCGCAACGTCAAGGCGCCAGTGTGAGTACTGCAATGAAGGGTTCTACCACGATGTGAATAAGGTGTCTTGTGTGCCTTGCCCTGTGGATTCGTATTGCGCCGGTAGCGGTACCATCCCTGTGTTCTGCCCAAGCAACACCGTCACTAATGGCACCAACGCTAGCAGCCGCAATGACTGTTTGTGCGCAAAGGGTTACGGATACGGGACAGCAACTCGATTCATCATGTCTTACGACAACGCGTGCACTTCGTGTCCCATCAACACCTTCCAGCATATCAACGGTGCGGGAACGCAGTGTTTACCTTGCCCGCGAAACACCTACACTGCGTCGATTGGCGCCGCTTCGTTGGGAGAGTGTTTGCCCGAGCCCGGATATTACAGCCCATATGGTAGAAGCGTAAAGGGTGTGATTTCACAGTTAGAGTCAATAGATTTCAAAACGCTGGGAAGTTCTTCGTTCGTGAAATGCAGCGCTGACGTACGTTTTGATGCCCCGTTTTCGATCACAGTTATGACGCGATCCTTGCTTTCATGTGTTGATCTGTGTAGGAACAACGTGTACTGCCGTTACGTTCACTATGGAGAGAGGTTGGGCGGGATGCAACACACCgagccgcagctggtggCGTACTCGTCCAAGGTTTACCACCCATGCAAGCTGATAATGTCGTACGAGAGATTCCACGTACCGGACTTATCTGCACATTCTTTCAAGGTTATGGATAGGAAAACGCACCGTTACAATGTTCTTTGCGAAATTGAGCGCCCGAAACTCGCCTCGATCCCGAACGTGTTCTCGGTGTTGAAATGCCCGATGAACTACTATTGCCCTGGTGGTGAGAAATTCAGCAGCTTCCGGTGCCCTGAAAATTCCATGACTCTCACAACAGGCGCCTATCACAGCGGCCATTGTCTCTGCATGCCCGGATTCGAGCTCTCCAACAGCGCAAGCATAAGTTCGTGCGTCCCATGCAAAGAAGGATTTTACAAAGAGAGCATGTCGAACGCTCCTTGCACTGCTTGTCCAGCTAAGATGACAACATTTGGGAAGGGTGCTGTTTCTGCCACCCAATGTGTTTGCTCTGTTGGTTTTTTCGCCTACCCCAGCTCCGAAAAGCCTCAGGCAACATTGCCAGCACTTGTTCCAACATCGGGTTTGCCTATGGTGCGCAATGCGTCTGTGTTGACAGACTTTGTGATCGCTACGTTCAACTACTTTGGTAGTACAAATAGCACGGATGCGTTGAAGAATTTCGAATGTAATGCATGCCCCGAAGGCTACGTGTGCCCCGGTAAGTGGCTCCCGCACATGGCTTTCACAATTCACCATCCTCCCATTTCGTGTCCGTATGGTTCATCTGTGCCATATGTTTCTCATAATGTGAATTCGGTGGGCAAATGCATGTGTAAACCGGGTTACGGTTCCGGTAACGCATTTGGTGACGGTATCGTTCTGTCTTGTCGGAAATGCGCACGGGGTACATTCAGTGAAACGTTTAACACATCGACATGCGCGGGTCGTTGCAACGATTACGCGACGACGTTCCCTGGCGCCAAGTCTGCTAAGGATTGTTTCTGCCTTCCTGGACGTTTCATGACATTGCAAATGATCGACGGTGAGAACAAATTTGTCTGCAAAAAGTGCTCCGAGGGCATCATTTGCCCAGGTGGTTTCAGGCATCGTGACGCATCCGTGCAGATATCTGACGATCCTAACACAGCCATTTTCAGCCACAGTCCTCAGTATCCACGTATGGGTTACATGGCCATTTACAAACAGCATGGAACCCAAAGTGCGGATGAAGTGAAGTGGATGCCTCACAAGCATGAGACGTACATACTGAATCCGCCGACCCCATCCCAACTTGGGTTGTACGAACACGTCCCTGACATTCACCCGTGCATTTATCCCAACCGTTGCAATGGATCTGGGGGCAATTTATGCGTAGATGGAACACACGGCTATCTCTGTGGTAAGTGCAAACCTGGCTACGACACGCGTTATTTCCAATCCCGTTGCTTCAAGTGCTTAAACGTGTTTATTGAAAGCTTTCGTTTGATATTACCTCGTGTGATATTGCCCCTCATTGTGTTTTTAATCTGCCAGGTGAACAACGGTATCTTGTTCAGCGGCAACTTTTCTCTCATTGTCCTATTCAAGATCTGGTACATGTTCACCTTCTCTCTTGTACCGCTTGGTATGATGCAGCTTACTACGTCTTCCAGTCTTGGTCGATTTTACAACCTCTACCACAACTACTTCTACAAGATGATTGGGCTATTTATGACTATAGAGCGTGTGGGTTGTTGGGAGCCTTGGATTCGGCGCATTCTTGTTGTGTTGAACCGGTGGGGATTTGGGCTTATAAAGGTTAATCCGGACCAAGAAATGGAATACATCCACCTATGGTATATACAACGTGCTGTGGTGATTGCGAAACCATTGGTGGATCTCCTGGTGCTGTGCATGTTGTATTATCCATGTCGGAGTATCCGTAAATTTGTggtttttaagctctttgGCGAATCACAGACGAATGCGATGGATTCACGCATAGATTCGTTACTAAAGATGGCGGAATCCGGTGATTCTGTTGTTGAGGGTGGCGCTGAAGAAGGTATTGTGTCATTGGAATCGTTGGAGAAACCGAGTGATAAAGATTCCACTCGTGATGTGTACGTGAAGAGTCGCAAGGCGGAGAACGTGTTTTTGCTCCAGCAGATGCTCTTTTTGCTTGTTCTGCACATGCCAGGTTCCGTCATCAACAGCTTGTCTATGTTGTGGTGTACCCCTGTGCGCTATAAGGAGGGTGACATGGTATACATATTGATGCACCTGCCTGAGCAGGTTTGCGATCCGAACGATCGTCTCTTCAGATACGGTTGGTTGGTTGGAGCAGTGAATATTCTTCTTTGGTTTACTATGTTGGTCGCCTTGTTCTTTATGCTATCTCGGTCGCATTATACCCCGAGGTCGTGGAACACTCTTTTCATGGCAGGATGCGATGTCAACTGCCGCTGGTGGGATGTGGTGCAATTATCGCGTCAAGCGTTGCTATGTTGCTTAATCGTGTGCCACTATTCAATTGACCCGAAAGGCGACACGGAGTACATGCGCGTGACGTGTTATTTGATTCTGCATTTCATTTACCTCACCTTACATTTGTGTTTCTCGCCGTACGATTATCGCAACAATGGTAGTTTCAACCACCTCGAGACGACGGTTTTATTGGGTAATCTATGTATGTGCATCTTCATACAAGGCAGTTTTATGTACGACTTTTCGGATTTAGCTGGGTTCCCTATCGTGGTTTCGCTTTTGGTCCACATCAAGATTATGTGGGCGATAGCGGTTGAGTACGGCAACATAAAGTTTGCGAACATCAAGCGCAACGGTAAGAAGGAGTTCACCAACATGGTGCTCGACTTCCTGCCGTCCGTTTTCGAGCATCGCAATGCCAATGTATATTACGATTACAAGAATGACAACATAGTGCTGGAGGCAGCGGAAACTCGAATTAAAAACCGCGGATTCTACAATCGTTTGATAAAACGCCCGTTATTGAAGTTTGCCAACTTCGTGGGCCTGACATCCAAGCGGCCGGAAGAATCTGCGTCGTGCTGTTATTCGTTAAAGAACCGTGACTTTTTGATTATGTGCATCCATGCGACCATACAGAAATGCAACATGGACAGGGGCACTATTGCGCTTCCCAACGCGTGGTTTTACTTTGTCACAAGCTACGTGTTTTGGTACTGCCATTGCCTGCACAGCGATCTTCACGACAGCAACTTGTCCAACAATGCGTACTTCCACAAACTGGTGTTCTGCCACTTCTTCCCGCAGGACAACATGTCTGATGAATCGTTAGCGAATTTCCTGGTCAAATTCCCGATCAGGCGGCTCTCGTCACACCGATCGGTTCATCACAATGGCAAGGCATGCGATGGGAAATGTGAAATAATGTCAGGTGACAAGAAGAAATGGCGAAAGGTGGAGGAAGTAGCCGAGAGCCTTCTAGTGGAATGCTTGTTCGACACTCTCTACGACCTTGGGCCTGTGACCCTGATAGAGTTTTATTACGGTCTGCTCTCGCTGAATCAGCTCCGCAACTCCGTCGTCTTCCGCCTCTTCGAAGGATTCCGTATTCACGCGCTCTTCCTGAAAGACGAAAAGGAATTCCAGCTGTGCCGTGAAGCTGATGACTTGAACGAGACGATTTCTAACCTCAAGTATGGTATTTCACAGAAGGGCGAAATGGGTGTGATGGCGCTACAGCGGTACGAGTTGTCTTTGCAACTGGACGACATTGACTTATCCATTTCGGAACTGGAGGCCAACATCGACCGTCAGCGGAATGTTATCATGGCCGGccgtgccgccgcagcggTTGCGTTGAACCTTCATCTTGGCGTCGACAACATCGTTTCCAACGACTTGAATCACGATGATATATTGGCGGCCATAAGTTCCACGCCTCACGGATCTGCTCATGCCAACAACATGCAGCGTAGGAAGGGTATACTTGCACCCACCTACAAGCTGAGACACTAG